In a single window of the Deinococcus aetherius genome:
- a CDS encoding aminopeptidase — protein sequence MTPDFEAKLARYAELLVRTGVNLPEGGRVRVNAPLEAAPLARLVARAAYRAGALDVRVLYSDPHLSLALYEDASEAAVDFLPEWAAQQSERQVADGYAFISITGEDPALLAGVDQGRVARRSKATAAAMRDVTRAMGGMEVNWTVAAMSTPAWARAVYPGLPEEEAVARLWDDIFAVSRADQPDPVTAWAAHLDRLERLCAFLNERRYAAVHLRSELGTDLTVGLADGHIWQGGAETAKNGVRAVPNIPTDEVFTAPHRERVDGVAVASKPLSVRGQLIEGIRMRFEGGRTVEVMAEKGEDTLRQLVETDEGAARLGEIALVPASAPVARTGTLFLNTLFDENAASHIALGRCYPTNVQDGENSEALIAAGGNDSLIHVDWMIGTPGTDVDGVRGDGTREALMRGGEWVVE from the coding sequence ATGACTCCTGACTTCGAGGCCAAGCTCGCCCGCTACGCCGAACTGCTCGTGCGAACGGGGGTGAACCTGCCGGAGGGGGGCAGGGTGCGTGTGAATGCCCCGCTGGAGGCCGCTCCCCTCGCCCGGCTGGTCGCCCGCGCGGCGTACCGGGCGGGGGCGCTCGACGTGCGCGTCCTGTACAGCGACCCCCACCTCAGCCTCGCGCTCTACGAGGACGCCAGCGAAGCGGCGGTGGACTTTCTGCCCGAGTGGGCGGCGCAGCAGAGTGAACGCCAGGTCGCCGACGGCTACGCCTTCATCTCCATCACCGGGGAGGATCCGGCACTCCTGGCGGGCGTGGACCAGGGGCGGGTGGCCCGGCGCTCGAAGGCCACGGCGGCGGCCATGCGCGACGTGACCCGCGCGATGGGCGGCATGGAGGTGAACTGGACCGTCGCCGCGATGAGCACCCCCGCCTGGGCCCGCGCGGTCTACCCGGGGCTTCCCGAGGAAGAGGCCGTCGCCCGCCTGTGGGACGACATCTTCGCCGTGAGCCGCGCCGACCAGCCCGACCCGGTGACCGCCTGGGCCGCCCATCTGGACCGCCTGGAACGGCTGTGTGCCTTCCTGAACGAGCGGCGTTACGCGGCGGTCCACCTCCGCAGCGAACTCGGCACCGACCTCACCGTGGGCCTGGCCGACGGCCACATCTGGCAGGGCGGCGCGGAGACCGCGAAAAACGGCGTCCGCGCGGTGCCCAACATCCCCACCGACGAGGTGTTCACGGCGCCCCACCGCGAGCGGGTGGACGGGGTGGCGGTGGCGAGCAAGCCCCTGAGCGTCCGGGGCCAACTGATCGAGGGCATCCGGATGCGCTTCGAGGGGGGCCGGACGGTGGAGGTCATGGCCGAGAAGGGGGAAGACACCCTGCGCCAGCTCGTGGAGACGGACGAGGGCGCCGCGCGGCTGGGCGAGATCGCCCTCGTGCCCGCCTCGGCCCCGGTGGCGCGAACCGGGACCCTCTTCCTGAACACCCTCTTCGACGAGAACGCGGCCTCGCACATCGCCCTGGGCCGCTGCTACCCCACGAACGTGCAGGACGGCGAGAACTCCGAGGCCCTGATCGCGGCGGGCGGCAACGACTCCTTGATCCACGTGGACTGGATGATCGGCACCCCCGGCACCGATGTGGACGGCGTGCGGGGAGACGGCACACGCGAGGCGCTGATGCGGGGTGGAGAGTGGGTGGTGGAGTAA
- a CDS encoding peptidylprolyl isomerase, whose product MTSQDSYQPQGFSQTPELSGERKTQFRQAPELGDGIDPGKNYRAVLETSKGRIVVELFADEAPVTVNSFAYLIRHHYYDGIKFHRVIDGFMAQGGDPTGTGSGGPGYSFEDEFGGEHRHSGKGILSMANRGPGTNGSQFFITFTATPHLDGRHTVFGRVVEGLDVLDRLTRIQPGMPGTPDVIERAYLVERPQE is encoded by the coding sequence ATGACCTCCCAGGACTCCTACCAGCCCCAAGGCTTCTCGCAGACGCCCGAACTGTCGGGCGAGCGCAAGACCCAGTTCCGGCAGGCCCCCGAACTCGGCGACGGCATCGACCCCGGCAAGAACTACCGCGCCGTGCTGGAGACGAGCAAGGGCCGGATTGTGGTGGAACTGTTCGCGGACGAGGCGCCCGTGACCGTCAATTCCTTCGCGTACCTGATCCGCCACCACTACTACGACGGGATCAAGTTCCACCGCGTGATCGACGGCTTCATGGCGCAGGGCGGCGACCCCACCGGCACCGGATCGGGCGGCCCCGGCTACTCGTTCGAGGACGAGTTCGGCGGTGAGCACCGCCACAGCGGCAAGGGCATCCTGAGCATGGCGAACCGGGGGCCGGGCACGAACGGCTCGCAGTTCTTCATCACCTTCACGGCCACCCCGCACCTCGACGGGCGGCACACCGTCTTCGGGCGGGTGGTGGAGGGGCTGGACGTGCTCGACCGCCTCACCCGCATCCAGCCGGGGATGCCCGGCACGCCGGACGTGATCGAGCGGGCGTACCTGGTGGAGCGGCCCCAGGAGTAA
- a CDS encoding Jag family protein translates to MDNRTNLDDYLAGLGISDADESAPPPPAPDAPQAAPALEAAHEDPRAVLERFLRGLTSRIDPELSVTVREVEDALEAEITGENAARLAGRDGRTLGAIEVIAYTVLAKQAGRGDLRVRVDVGGFRRRQADTLSKLAERLAVQVAKSGEPHELQPMPPAERRVIHIALKEHPDVTSESIGEGAARRLVIKPRHG, encoded by the coding sequence ATGGACAACCGCACGAACCTCGACGACTACCTCGCGGGGCTGGGCATCAGCGACGCGGATGAGAGCGCCCCGCCGCCGCCCGCGCCGGACGCGCCCCAGGCCGCCCCCGCCCTGGAGGCCGCGCACGAGGACCCCCGCGCGGTGCTGGAACGTTTCCTGAGAGGCCTGACGAGCCGTATTGACCCCGAACTCTCCGTGACCGTGCGCGAGGTCGAGGACGCCCTGGAGGCCGAGATCACCGGGGAGAACGCCGCCCGGTTGGCGGGGCGCGACGGGCGGACCCTGGGCGCCATCGAGGTGATCGCCTACACGGTCCTCGCCAAGCAGGCGGGGAGAGGCGACCTGCGGGTGCGGGTGGACGTGGGCGGCTTTCGGCGGCGCCAGGCCGACACCCTTTCCAAGCTCGCCGAGCGGCTGGCCGTGCAGGTCGCCAAGAGCGGCGAGCCCCACGAACTCCAGCCCATGCCCCCCGCCGAGCGCCGGGTCATTCACATCGCCCTCAAGGAGCACCCCGACGTGACCAGCGAGTCCATAGGTGAGGGGGCGGCGCGGCGGCTGGTGATCAAGCCGAGGCACGGGTAG
- the prmC gene encoding peptide chain release factor N(5)-glutamine methyltransferase, whose translation MPQPPPLTLRAWLLHATRLLREAGVPSPEADARALVLHTLGLGASALLTRGGEVVPEAEGERLAGVIERRAARVPLQHLLGEVEWGGVRLRTDARALVPRPETEWLLHLALEALRPVPAPRVLDVGTGTGGLALGVAAARPDATVTATDLSPGALTLARENAALNGLAVTLVEGSLLAGLPGPFNLIVSNPPYLPEGDRAGADPEVRHDPDLALYAGADGLEVARPLAAQARAALAPGGVLLLELDPRNAAPFASELRADGWRAEVLPDLAGRERFVRARLPS comes from the coding sequence TTGCCCCAACCTCCTCCCCTTACCCTCCGCGCCTGGCTTCTCCACGCCACCCGTCTCCTGCGTGAGGCGGGTGTGCCGTCTCCCGAGGCCGACGCGCGGGCGCTCGTCCTGCACACCCTGGGGCTGGGTGCATCGGCGCTTCTCACGCGGGGCGGGGAGGTGGTGCCCGAGGCGGAGGGGGAGCGGCTGGCCGGGGTGATCGAGCGGCGGGCGGCCCGCGTTCCCCTCCAGCACCTGCTGGGGGAGGTGGAGTGGGGCGGAGTCAGGCTGAGGACGGACGCCCGGGCCCTCGTCCCCCGCCCCGAGACGGAATGGCTGCTGCACCTCGCGCTGGAGGCGTTGCGCCCCGTCCCCGCCCCGCGTGTGCTCGACGTGGGGACGGGCACGGGGGGGCTGGCGCTGGGCGTTGCGGCGGCCAGGCCGGACGCCACCGTGACGGCGACCGACCTCAGCCCCGGGGCGCTGACCCTCGCCCGGGAGAACGCGGCGCTGAACGGGCTGGCCGTGACCCTCGTGGAGGGAAGCCTGCTTGCGGGGCTGCCCGGTCCCTTCAACCTGATCGTGAGCAACCCGCCCTACCTGCCCGAGGGCGACCGGGCAGGGGCCGATCCCGAGGTACGGCACGACCCCGACCTCGCCCTGTACGCGGGGGCGGACGGGTTGGAGGTGGCGCGGCCCCTCGCGGCGCAGGCGAGAGCGGCCCTCGCCCCGGGCGGCGTGCTGCTGCTCGAACTCGACCCGCGCAACGCGGCCCCCTTCGCCTCGGAACTTCGGGCGGACGGCTGGCGGGCCGAGGTGCTGCCTGACCTGGCCGGGCGGGAGCGGTTCGTGCGGGCGCGCTTACCCTCCTGA
- the purC gene encoding phosphoribosylaminoimidazolesuccinocarboxamide synthase, translating to MKREPLYEGKAKRVYATENPHEYVVEYKDDATAFNGVKRAQILGKGAVNNAITAHLFPQLEAAGIPTHFIERLSDTEQRVRAVTIVPVEVIVRNVAAGSFSKRLGVEEGTPLARPVVEYCYKSDALGDPLINRDTAVALGWASEEDLGRIRELALRVRDFLTPYFAARGIRLIDFKLEFGKTPGGQVVLADEISPDTCRFWDAATGEKLDKDRFRRDLGGVEEAYAEMLRRVTSEAEGGKQKAEG from the coding sequence ATGAAGCGCGAGCCACTGTACGAGGGCAAGGCCAAGCGCGTCTACGCCACCGAGAACCCCCACGAGTACGTCGTCGAGTACAAGGACGACGCGACCGCCTTCAACGGGGTCAAGCGCGCCCAGATCCTCGGCAAGGGCGCCGTCAACAACGCCATCACCGCCCACCTCTTCCCCCAGTTGGAGGCGGCGGGCATCCCCACCCACTTCATCGAGCGCTTGTCCGACACCGAGCAGCGCGTCCGGGCCGTGACCATCGTGCCCGTCGAGGTGATCGTGCGGAACGTGGCGGCGGGGAGTTTCTCCAAGCGGCTCGGCGTGGAGGAGGGCACACCCCTCGCCCGCCCGGTCGTCGAGTACTGCTACAAGAGCGACGCGCTGGGCGACCCCCTGATCAACAGGGATACGGCGGTTGCCCTCGGCTGGGCGAGCGAGGAGGACCTGGGGCGCATCCGCGAACTCGCGCTGAGGGTGCGGGATTTTCTGACGCCCTACTTCGCCGCTCGGGGCATCCGCCTGATCGACTTCAAGCTGGAGTTCGGCAAGACGCCGGGCGGCCAAGTTGTCCTCGCCGACGAGATCAGCCCCGACACCTGCCGCTTCTGGGACGCGGCGACGGGCGAGAAGCTCGACAAGGACCGCTTCCGCCGCGACCTGGGCGGGGTGGAGGAGGCGTACGCGGAGATGCTGCGGCGCGTGACCTCGGAGGCTGAAGGCGGAAAGCAGAAGGCAGAAGGCTAG
- the purS gene encoding phosphoribosylformylglycinamidine synthase subunit PurS has product MPSYHAKVFVTLKPSILDPQGRTVERALTHLDHANVTGVRVGKYIELTLSGERPAVEAQLSEIVGNVLSNPIMEDARWELTEAEPVGA; this is encoded by the coding sequence ATGCCCAGCTACCACGCCAAAGTCTTCGTCACCCTCAAGCCCTCTATCCTCGATCCGCAGGGGCGCACCGTCGAGCGGGCCTTGACGCACCTCGACCACGCGAACGTGACGGGCGTGCGGGTCGGCAAGTACATCGAACTGACGCTCTCAGGCGAGCGTCCGGCGGTCGAGGCGCAACTTTCGGAGATCGTGGGGAACGTGTTGAGTAACCCCATCATGGAGGACGCGCGCTGGGAGCTGACCGAGGCCGAGCCGGTGGGCGCATGA
- a CDS encoding cupin domain-containing protein — protein sequence MSRPQTVSLQEKFDLFTDHWSPRIVGELNGQQVKLAKISGEFIWHAHEHEDELFLVTRGTLRMRFRTHEAVVGVGEFIIVPRGVEHQPVADTEEVWMLLFEPASTVNTGTAGGERTVTELGRL from the coding sequence ATGAGCAGGCCGCAGACCGTGAGCTTGCAGGAGAAGTTCGACCTGTTCACCGATCACTGGTCGCCCAGGATCGTCGGCGAATTGAACGGCCAGCAGGTCAAGCTCGCCAAGATCAGCGGCGAGTTCATCTGGCACGCCCACGAGCACGAGGACGAGCTGTTTCTGGTCACGCGCGGCACGCTGCGGATGCGCTTCCGCACCCACGAGGCGGTCGTCGGGGTGGGTGAATTCATCATCGTGCCGCGCGGCGTGGAGCACCAGCCGGTTGCGGACACGGAGGAGGTCTGGATGCTGCTGTTCGAGCCCGCCTCCACCGTGAACACCGGGACCGCCGGCGGCGAGCGCACCGTGACCGAGCTGGGGCGGCTGTGA
- the purQ gene encoding phosphoribosylformylglycinamidine synthase subunit PurQ yields MRVAVVQFPGSNCDADALHAARLTLDPDARLVWHTEGSLPTGTDLVLLPGGFSYGDHLRSGAIAARSPIMAAVREHAERGGYVLGVCNGFQVLTEAGLLPGALSRNREVHFLCRPVHLRVENAGTAYTNAYAPGQVIEIPIAHGEGNYYADPGTVARLEDEGRVIFRYVDNPNGSLNDIAGIVNERGNVLGMMPHPERAVEALLGSEDGRGMFESLKGAVVK; encoded by the coding sequence ATGAGGGTCGCCGTCGTCCAGTTCCCCGGCTCCAACTGCGACGCGGACGCCCTGCACGCCGCGCGTCTCACCCTCGACCCGGACGCGCGCCTCGTGTGGCATACCGAGGGCAGCCTCCCCACGGGCACCGACCTCGTGCTGCTGCCCGGCGGATTTTCCTACGGCGACCATCTCCGCTCCGGGGCCATCGCGGCGCGCAGCCCGATCATGGCCGCCGTCAGGGAGCACGCCGAGCGCGGCGGCTACGTCCTCGGCGTGTGCAATGGCTTCCAGGTGCTCACCGAGGCGGGCCTCCTCCCCGGCGCCCTGAGCCGCAACCGCGAGGTGCATTTCCTGTGCCGGCCCGTCCACCTGCGGGTGGAGAACGCGGGCACGGCCTACACGAACGCTTACGCACCCGGCCAGGTCATAGAAATCCCCATCGCGCACGGCGAGGGCAACTACTACGCCGACCCAGGGACGGTCGCCCGGCTAGAGGACGAGGGCCGGGTGATCTTCCGCTACGTGGACAACCCCAACGGCTCGCTGAACGACATCGCCGGGATCGTGAACGAGCGCGGCAACGTGCTGGGCATGATGCCCCACCCCGAGCGTGCGGTCGAGGCCCTGTTGGGCAGCGAGGACGGGCGCGGGATGTTCGAGAGTCTGAAAGGGGCCGTGGTGAAATGA
- a CDS encoding DinB family protein, which produces MNELKDFLIEQYGAELGAFRAALESIPAEGFNTATVGHSPAWHALHVAEWLRLAVLNDRSPSYAHLGWEDREWVGALSGEPAQTESAGKAVILAHLDEMTGRVLSFLQGLSAADMQGTSFSPSAPGGTRPRLQGIGMHLRHIAYHRGQVQLGKKVLT; this is translated from the coding sequence ATGAACGAGTTGAAGGACTTCCTGATCGAGCAGTACGGGGCGGAACTGGGAGCGTTTCGCGCGGCCCTGGAGAGCATCCCCGCCGAGGGGTTCAACACCGCGACGGTCGGGCACTCTCCCGCCTGGCACGCCCTCCACGTCGCCGAATGGCTGCGGCTCGCCGTCCTGAACGACCGCTCGCCCTCCTACGCGCACCTGGGCTGGGAGGACCGGGAGTGGGTGGGGGCGCTGAGCGGCGAACCTGCTCAGACGGAAAGCGCCGGAAAGGCCGTGATCCTCGCTCACCTGGACGAGATGACGGGGCGGGTGCTGAGCTTCCTGCAAGGACTGAGCGCCGCCGACATGCAGGGCACCTCCTTCTCGCCGAGCGCCCCGGGGGGCACGCGCCCACGCCTTCAGGGCATCGGGATGCACCTGCGGCACATCGCGTACCACCGAGGCCAGGTCCAATTGGGCAAGAAAGTTTTGACGTGA
- a CDS encoding helix-turn-helix domain-containing protein, with protein sequence MTLRLNLGRYLQEHDISAYRLVQEVKGRVAPNTVYSLARKPAQRIDLDTVAKILQALERVRGQKVEITEMLEDATLETPAQTVTPPAYDASNRKVFKYNGYRANVAPGPSAQEILDELRGHVQ encoded by the coding sequence ATGACGCTGCGCCTGAACCTCGGACGTTACCTGCAAGAACACGACATTTCCGCTTACCGACTGGTGCAGGAGGTGAAGGGTCGTGTCGCGCCCAACACGGTCTACAGCCTCGCCCGCAAGCCCGCCCAGCGCATCGACCTGGATACCGTCGCCAAGATTTTGCAGGCGCTGGAGCGGGTCAGGGGGCAGAAGGTGGAGATCACGGAGATGCTGGAGGACGCGACTCTGGAGACTCCTGCCCAGACGGTCACGCCGCCCGCCTACGACGCCAGCAACCGCAAAGTGTTCAAGTACAACGGCTACCGTGCGAACGTTGCCCCCGGCCCCTCGGCCCAGGAGATTCTCGACGAGTTGCGGGGACACGTGCAATGA
- a CDS encoding type II toxin-antitoxin system VapC family toxin — translation MTTLYLDSNAFVKLFTDENMVEAAQVEAALEKSSDLASSAITYAEVCGVFARQFQQGRMSEEVYWATRQAFEDNWEQVNIVEVSATVSKIAADVLKAQQGLRAMDALHLASALALRQSTEIKFLTFDVRLQDAAGKLMPEARQ, via the coding sequence ATGACCACGCTGTATCTGGACTCTAATGCCTTTGTCAAGCTCTTCACCGACGAAAACATGGTTGAAGCCGCACAAGTCGAAGCTGCCCTTGAGAAAAGCAGTGACCTCGCCAGCAGCGCCATCACTTACGCCGAGGTCTGCGGCGTCTTTGCGCGTCAGTTTCAGCAGGGGCGCATGAGTGAGGAAGTGTACTGGGCGACCCGGCAAGCCTTCGAGGACAACTGGGAGCAGGTGAACATCGTTGAAGTCTCTGCCACCGTCTCCAAAATCGCCGCCGACGTGTTAAAGGCTCAGCAGGGCCTCCGCGCGATGGACGCCCTCCACCTCGCCTCGGCCCTCGCGCTTCGCCAGAGTACGGAAATCAAGTTCCTGACCTTCGACGTGAGGCTGCAAGACGCCGCCGGGAAGCTGATGCCGGAGGCCAGGCAATGA
- a CDS encoding DinB family protein: MNAVQSLLARTLKAEFVALMELLDAYPAELLGKQPQHGHSAAWHALHIMDWTRCVIQPGLQGVNPALTYGYLGFEDADWTRAVTGPTLVEEHDAPEHILKSVRQVFDEALKSVRTAPEDRFEPDALWTTLKRPRPVLDGLTYHLRHTAYHRGQVTLVLKELA; the protein is encoded by the coding sequence ATGAATGCGGTGCAGTCCCTCCTTGCCAGAACGCTCAAGGCCGAATTCGTGGCGCTTATGGAGTTGCTGGACGCATACCCTGCCGAGCTGTTGGGCAAGCAGCCGCAGCATGGACACAGCGCCGCCTGGCACGCGCTACACATCATGGACTGGACCCGTTGCGTAATTCAGCCGGGGTTGCAAGGGGTCAACCCAGCCCTGACCTACGGGTATCTGGGTTTCGAGGATGCCGACTGGACGCGTGCCGTCACTGGCCCCACCCTGGTAGAGGAACATGACGCACCCGAGCACATTCTGAAGAGCGTTCGGCAGGTGTTTGACGAGGCGCTGAAATCCGTGCGGACAGCGCCCGAAGACCGTTTTGAACCGGATGCCCTCTGGACTACCCTCAAACGGCCCCGGCCAGTGCTCGATGGTCTGACTTACCATCTGCGGCACACCGCGTATCACCGGGGGCAAGTGACCCTCGTTCTCAAGGAGTTGGCGTGA
- the purL gene encoding phosphoribosylformylglycinamidine synthase subunit PurL: MTQTQSLRDRAPTFGLTEGEYDLLVSGLGREPNALEAAIVGAMWSEHCGYKNSRPLFSAFPTTGPQVLQGPGENAGVADIGEGWGVAFKMESHNHPSAVEPVQGAATGVGGILRDIFAMGARPFAVLDSLRFGNPDSPRTRFLVNGVVEGISHYGNAIGVPTVGGEVTFHPSYQENPLVNVMALGLLRHEDLAKGTMGAVGNQIVYVGSKTGRDGLGGAVFASADLSDASQADRPAVQVGDPFMEKLLLEATLEAIQAGLVAGVQDMGAAGLVSSTCEMAYRAGLGITMNLDLVPTRETGMVPMELCLSESQERVILVPVPGREGELLDLLAKWELDVVTIGEVEAHDRYRLTWRGEVVCDLPVALLNEAPKYTREGVESEEIRAKREHDLSGVPVPGDLGAVLVELLSHPTIASKRPIFERYDYQVMTNTVVAPGAADAAVLRIKDSGLGVAATSDCNPRFVYLDPYLGAAAAVAEAARNLACVGATPLAITDNLNFGNPLRPDVYFQLQRAVQGIADACRALNTPVTGGNVSLYNQYVEEGRTVAIHPTPTIGMVGVLPDVTKRATLALKEGPHSLYLLGRHAESIGASQYLETIHGLEAGEVPPLDLDLEARVIAGTLALIRAGLTNTAHDCSEGGLAVALAEMAIAGGRGLKVTLVAPEEVRPDALLFGEAHSRVVVAVQVGHEDEAQQVLDDLGVPWTVLGESLPSPGGESVAITLPGANVHLSVNLGTLTTAYTTPLRGILG, encoded by the coding sequence GTGACACAAACCCAATCCCTGCGCGACCGCGCCCCCACCTTCGGCCTCACCGAAGGGGAATACGACCTCCTCGTTTCCGGCCTCGGGCGGGAGCCGAACGCGCTGGAGGCGGCCATCGTCGGCGCGATGTGGTCGGAACACTGCGGGTACAAGAACTCGCGGCCCTTATTTTCCGCCTTTCCCACGACGGGGCCGCAGGTCCTCCAGGGGCCCGGCGAGAATGCGGGCGTGGCGGACATCGGCGAGGGGTGGGGGGTGGCCTTCAAGATGGAGAGCCACAACCACCCGTCCGCCGTGGAGCCCGTGCAGGGGGCGGCGACCGGGGTGGGCGGCATCCTGCGCGACATCTTTGCGATGGGGGCGCGGCCCTTCGCCGTGCTCGACTCCCTGCGCTTCGGCAATCCCGACTCGCCCCGCACCCGCTTTCTGGTGAACGGCGTCGTTGAGGGCATCTCCCACTACGGCAACGCGATAGGCGTTCCCACCGTGGGCGGCGAGGTGACCTTCCACCCCTCGTATCAGGAGAACCCACTCGTCAACGTCATGGCCCTGGGCCTGCTGCGGCACGAGGACCTGGCGAAGGGGACGATGGGCGCGGTCGGAAACCAAATTGTGTACGTCGGCTCCAAGACGGGGCGCGACGGGCTGGGCGGCGCGGTGTTCGCCTCCGCCGACCTCAGTGACGCTTCACAGGCCGACCGACCCGCTGTGCAGGTGGGCGACCCCTTCATGGAGAAGCTGCTGCTGGAGGCGACCCTGGAGGCGATTCAGGCGGGCCTCGTCGCGGGCGTGCAGGACATGGGAGCGGCGGGGCTCGTCTCCTCGACCTGCGAGATGGCGTACCGGGCGGGGCTCGGGATCACCATGAACCTCGACCTCGTGCCCACGCGTGAGACGGGTATGGTGCCGATGGAACTGTGCCTGAGCGAGTCGCAGGAGCGGGTGATACTGGTGCCGGTGCCGGGGCGCGAAGGGGAACTGCTGGACCTCCTGGCGAAGTGGGAACTCGACGTGGTGACCATCGGGGAGGTGGAGGCGCACGACCGTTACCGCCTGACCTGGCGCGGCGAGGTGGTCTGTGACCTGCCCGTCGCCCTGCTCAACGAGGCGCCGAAGTACACGCGCGAGGGCGTGGAGTCTGAGGAGATCAGGGCCAAGCGCGAGCATGACCTGAGCGGCGTGCCCGTGCCCGGCGACCTCGGCGCGGTGCTGGTGGAACTGCTCTCGCACCCCACCATCGCCTCCAAAAGGCCCATTTTTGAGCGGTACGACTATCAGGTAATGACGAACACGGTCGTCGCCCCCGGTGCCGCCGACGCCGCCGTGCTGAGAATCAAGGATTCGGGGCTGGGGGTGGCCGCGACAAGCGACTGCAACCCGCGCTTCGTGTACCTCGACCCCTACCTGGGGGCCGCCGCCGCCGTCGCCGAGGCCGCGCGCAACCTCGCCTGCGTGGGGGCGACGCCGCTGGCGATCACGGACAACCTCAACTTCGGGAACCCGCTTAGGCCGGACGTGTACTTTCAACTTCAGCGGGCGGTGCAGGGGATCGCGGACGCCTGCCGCGCGCTCAATACGCCGGTCACGGGCGGCAACGTCAGCCTCTACAACCAGTATGTGGAGGAGGGCCGCACCGTCGCCATCCACCCCACGCCGACGATTGGCATGGTGGGCGTGCTGCCGGACGTGACGAAACGGGCCACCCTGGCGCTGAAGGAGGGGCCGCACAGCCTCTACCTGCTGGGCCGTCACGCGGAGAGCATCGGGGCGAGTCAGTACCTGGAGACAATTCACGGGCTGGAGGCGGGGGAGGTGCCGCCCCTCGACCTCGACTTGGAGGCGCGGGTCATCGCCGGAACGCTCGCCCTGATCCGCGCGGGCCTGACGAATACGGCGCACGACTGCTCGGAGGGTGGATTGGCCGTGGCATTGGCAGAGATGGCGATTGCGGGTGGGCGGGGTCTAAAGGTGACGCTCGTCGCCCCCGAGGAGGTCCGCCCCGACGCCCTCCTTTTCGGGGAGGCTCATAGCCGCGTGGTGGTGGCTGTTCAAGTCGGGCACGAGGACGAGGCGCAGCAGGTGCTGGACGATCTGGGGGTGCCCTGGACCGTGCTCGGCGAGAGCCTGCCTAGCCCGGGTGGGGAAAGCGTCGCCATCACGCTGCCGGGGGCGAACGTACACTTGAGCGTGAATCTTGGGACGCTGACCACCGCCTATACGACACCGCTGAGGGGGATTTTGGGGTGA
- a CDS encoding endonuclease domain-containing protein, translating to MVGSFGGVGGASCPLPPGLPHEGGGVKRCRWVDSVMPYRPPRESVSTGVARTLRRNLTPEERMLWARLRSAGLGVSFRRQEPIGRYVVDFVCYPARLVIELDGSQHLNSEADRVRDEALNADGFQVLRFWNNEVRANLEGVLERIRATFTERL from the coding sequence ATGGTGGGGTCCTTTGGGGGGGTGGGCGGTGCGTCGTGTCCCCTCCCTCCCGGCCTCCCCCACGAGGGGGGAGGAGTGAAAAGATGCAGGTGGGTAGATTCGGTTATGCCTTATCGTCCGCCGCGTGAGAGCGTCAGTACGGGGGTAGCGCGCACGTTGCGCCGGAACCTGACTCCCGAGGAGCGGATGCTGTGGGCAAGGTTGAGGAGTGCAGGGTTGGGTGTTAGCTTCCGACGTCAGGAGCCCATCGGACGGTACGTGGTGGATTTCGTGTGCTACCCGGCGCGGCTCGTCATTGAGCTGGACGGTAGCCAGCACCTGAACAGCGAGGCTGACCGGGTGCGAGACGAGGCTCTGAACGCCGATGGCTTCCAAGTTCTGCGCTTTTGGAACAACGAGGTCAGGGCTAACCTTGAAGGCGTCCTCGAACGCATCCGGGCCACCTTCACCGAGCGCCTTTAA